One segment of Rhodohalobacter mucosus DNA contains the following:
- a CDS encoding M14 family metallopeptidase: protein MQKQTLFLSSLLAFCFIASAAFAQLQSPEEFLGYELGDRWTPHHRVLSYVSHVAEHSDLATIQQYGTTNEHRELVYLIITSRDNHENLEEIRMNNLRLAGLEDGEPTENKKAIVWLSYNVHGNETSSSEAAMMTLFELVNPSNSESKQWLESTVVVMDPMINPDGRDRYVNWYKSVVGTTVNPDPAAREHREPWPGGRSNHYYFDMNRDWAWQTQKETRHRIKVYHQWMPHVHVDFHEMGYNSPYYFAPAAKPYHSVITEWQTEFQTMIGLNHTRYFDEEGWLYYTREVFDLFYPSYGDTWPTYNGAIGMTYEKAGGGSAGLAVLTETGDTLTLKDRLTHHHVSGMSTVEATANNADRVVSEFEQYFDDAVNNPAGAWRSFVVKRDSDPDKLYHLLKFLDSQNIRYGTAGSSDNTRGYDYSTGQTGSVSISEDDIVVSVRQAQGQLARVYFEPNPELSDSLTYDITAWEAHYRFGVEGFALESDMTPEMGITPEDVRTPVNSGPERPYAWLVRWDSMDDARFLAEITEKGVKSRFATRDFEINGEQYDRGTLIIPRGNNTHLGDRFDDIIRESAANHERSLTGSATGFVESGSDFGSNTVSFIQKPSVAVISGEGTSSLNVGEIWHYFDQQLGYPVTLINTDDFARTDLSSFNKLIVPSGFYGGVLSDSAMEQVSTWVRGGGTLITVGRANSYFTGRNGFQLERKAQDAEEPKVDEMLEPYGDRARRSAANSTPGSIFNVKLDTTHPLAFGYDEDYFTLKLSSDSYNYLSSGWNVGTIRDDAWRSGFAGAGARPMIENSLSFGVQNYGSGRVVYMIDNPLFRGFWENGKLLFANSIFLVGN, encoded by the coding sequence ATGCAAAAACAGACACTATTTTTGAGCAGCCTTCTGGCATTTTGCTTCATCGCATCCGCGGCATTTGCACAGCTTCAATCACCTGAGGAATTTCTCGGATATGAACTCGGCGACCGCTGGACACCCCACCATCGCGTACTCAGTTATGTATCCCACGTAGCGGAACATTCAGACCTGGCTACAATTCAGCAGTATGGAACCACGAATGAACACCGTGAACTTGTTTATCTGATTATTACTTCCCGTGATAACCACGAGAATCTGGAAGAGATCCGCATGAATAACCTCAGGCTCGCAGGTCTTGAGGACGGTGAACCCACTGAAAACAAAAAAGCGATCGTATGGCTCAGCTATAACGTGCACGGCAATGAAACGTCGAGCAGTGAAGCGGCTATGATGACGCTCTTTGAGCTTGTGAATCCCTCAAACAGTGAATCGAAGCAGTGGCTCGAATCCACCGTTGTCGTCATGGATCCAATGATCAATCCGGATGGTCGCGACCGATACGTGAACTGGTACAAGAGCGTGGTTGGAACCACCGTAAACCCTGATCCCGCAGCCCGCGAACACCGCGAACCGTGGCCCGGCGGCCGATCCAATCACTACTATTTTGACATGAACCGCGACTGGGCATGGCAAACACAAAAAGAAACAAGACACCGTATTAAAGTGTACCACCAGTGGATGCCGCATGTGCACGTCGACTTCCATGAAATGGGCTACAATTCTCCCTACTATTTTGCACCCGCAGCCAAACCCTATCACAGTGTGATTACCGAATGGCAGACAGAGTTTCAGACGATGATCGGCCTCAACCATACCCGCTATTTTGACGAAGAGGGATGGCTCTATTATACCCGGGAAGTTTTTGACCTGTTCTATCCCAGTTATGGCGATACCTGGCCAACCTACAACGGTGCCATTGGCATGACTTATGAAAAAGCGGGTGGCGGAAGCGCCGGCCTGGCCGTTTTAACGGAAACGGGCGACACACTGACGCTGAAAGACCGGCTCACCCATCACCACGTAAGCGGGATGTCGACTGTTGAGGCAACCGCCAATAATGCCGATCGCGTGGTCAGTGAGTTTGAACAATACTTTGACGATGCAGTCAATAATCCTGCCGGTGCATGGAGATCCTTCGTGGTAAAAAGAGACAGTGATCCGGACAAGCTGTACCATCTCCTTAAATTTCTGGATTCGCAAAATATCCGCTACGGAACGGCAGGATCATCAGATAATACACGCGGATACGACTACAGTACAGGTCAGACAGGCAGTGTCAGTATAAGCGAAGACGATATTGTGGTGAGTGTACGCCAGGCGCAGGGTCAGCTTGCAAGGGTGTATTTTGAACCCAACCCTGAACTGTCTGACTCTCTTACCTACGACATTACCGCCTGGGAAGCCCACTACAGGTTCGGTGTTGAGGGATTTGCCCTGGAATCGGATATGACACCCGAAATGGGAATCACGCCTGAAGATGTACGAACTCCAGTTAACAGCGGCCCTGAACGCCCCTACGCATGGCTTGTTCGCTGGGATAGCATGGACGATGCCCGTTTCCTGGCAGAAATCACCGAAAAGGGCGTGAAGTCACGATTTGCCACCAGGGATTTCGAAATTAACGGCGAACAGTACGACCGAGGAACGCTCATTATTCCGAGGGGGAACAACACCCATCTTGGTGATCGTTTCGACGACATAATTCGTGAATCGGCGGCAAACCATGAACGGTCGTTGACCGGTTCTGCAACCGGGTTTGTTGAGTCAGGCTCTGATTTTGGCTCCAATACCGTCAGCTTCATTCAAAAACCATCTGTTGCAGTGATATCCGGTGAAGGGACTTCCTCACTGAATGTTGGCGAGATCTGGCACTATTTTGATCAGCAGCTGGGCTATCCCGTTACCCTTATCAATACAGACGATTTTGCGCGTACAGACCTGAGCTCATTCAATAAGCTGATCGTACCGTCCGGTTTTTACGGTGGCGTTCTGAGCGACAGCGCAATGGAACAAGTATCTACCTGGGTGCGCGGGGGCGGCACATTGATTACGGTTGGCAGGGCCAATTCCTATTTTACCGGGCGCAACGGATTTCAGCTTGAAAGAAAGGCTCAGGATGCCGAAGAACCGAAAGTTGATGAGATGCTGGAGCCCTACGGAGACCGTGCACGGCGGAGTGCTGCCAACAGCACACCCGGCTCTATCTTTAATGTAAAACTTGATACAACCCATCCCCTCGCTTTTGGATATGATGAAGACTACTTCACGCTTAAATTAAGCTCAGATTCATACAATTATCTCTCTTCCGGCTGGAACGTAGGCACCATTCGCGACGATGCCTGGCGGAGCGGCTTTGCCGGAGCGGGGGCCCGGCCTATGATTGAAAATTCGCTCTCCTTCGGAGTACAAAATTACGGATCAGGCAGAGTTGTTTACATGATAGACAATCCGCTTTTCCGTGGCTTTTGGGAAAACGGCAAACTGCTTTTTGCCAATTCGATCTTTTTGGTAGGAAACTAA